From a region of the Longimicrobium sp. genome:
- the dcp gene encoding peptidyl-dipeptidase Dcp, whose product MLRPRLPIVAAGLALAGCAPAAANTGAPAAPAGSGSPAPAAAPARENPFFTASTLPYQAPRFDLIRDQDYQPALEEGMRQQLAEIETIAGQAAAPTFDNTIVAMERSGQLLTRVSKVFGAVVQANSDSTLERVQTEEAPRLAAHSDAIYLNDRLFQRVKSLYDRRASLGLTPEQDRLVERYHQSFVRAGANLSEAGKARMRELNREESTLSTAFTTRLLAATKAAAVVVSDRAELAGLGEAQIAAAAEAAHQRGLDGKWVLPLQNTTQQPVQVSLENRALRQRVFEASARRAEQGDANDTRELIRRLAQLRAQKAQLLGFPTYAAYSLDNQMAKTPDAAIRLLTQVATPANARARAEARRIQQQIDREHGGFTLAPWDWQHYAEQVRRAEYAIDESQVKPYFELDRVLRDGVFFAASQLYGLTFRERHDIPVYHPDVRVFEVFDADGKPLALFYCDYFKRDNKGGGAWMDNFVDQSGLMGTLPVVYNVANFQKPAAGQPALLTFDDVSTMFHEFGHALHGMFSNAQYPTLSGTSVPRDFVEFPSQFNEHWATDPAVFAHYARHYQTGAPMPAELVEKIKRARTFNSGFETSELVQAALLDMAWHTLPASAPPQDVDAFEKQALARYGVAIDEVPPRYRTSYFAHVWGGGYAAGYYAYLWSEVLDDDAFAWFTEHGGLTRANGQRFRDMILSRGGTVEPGALYRAFRGRDPQVGPLLEQRGLASPPASPRQ is encoded by the coding sequence ATGCTTCGTCCCCGTCTGCCGATCGTCGCCGCCGGGCTGGCGCTGGCCGGCTGCGCGCCCGCGGCCGCGAACACCGGCGCCCCCGCGGCGCCCGCCGGCTCCGGATCGCCCGCGCCGGCGGCCGCGCCCGCGCGCGAGAACCCGTTCTTCACCGCCAGCACGCTCCCGTACCAGGCGCCGCGCTTCGACCTGATCCGCGACCAGGACTACCAGCCGGCGCTGGAAGAGGGGATGCGCCAGCAGCTGGCCGAGATCGAGACCATCGCCGGGCAGGCCGCCGCGCCGACCTTCGACAACACCATCGTGGCGATGGAGCGCTCCGGGCAGCTGCTCACGCGCGTGTCCAAGGTCTTCGGCGCCGTGGTCCAGGCCAACAGCGACTCCACGCTGGAGCGCGTGCAGACCGAGGAGGCGCCGCGCCTGGCCGCCCACAGCGACGCCATCTACCTGAACGACCGGCTCTTCCAGCGGGTGAAGAGCCTGTACGACCGCCGCGCCTCGCTGGGCCTGACCCCCGAGCAGGACCGGCTGGTGGAGCGCTACCATCAGAGCTTCGTCCGCGCCGGCGCCAACCTGTCCGAGGCCGGCAAGGCGCGGATGCGTGAGCTGAACCGCGAGGAGAGCACGCTCAGCACCGCCTTTACCACGCGGCTGCTGGCGGCCACGAAAGCCGCGGCGGTGGTGGTGTCCGACCGCGCGGAGCTGGCGGGGCTCGGCGAGGCGCAGATCGCCGCGGCGGCCGAGGCGGCGCACCAGCGCGGGCTGGACGGGAAGTGGGTGCTGCCGCTGCAGAACACCACCCAGCAGCCGGTGCAGGTGTCGCTGGAGAACCGGGCGCTCCGCCAGCGCGTCTTCGAGGCCTCGGCCCGGCGCGCCGAGCAGGGCGACGCCAACGACACGCGCGAGCTCATCCGCCGGCTGGCGCAGCTGCGGGCGCAGAAGGCGCAGCTGCTGGGCTTCCCGACGTACGCGGCGTACTCGCTCGACAACCAGATGGCGAAGACGCCGGACGCGGCCATCCGGCTGCTGACGCAGGTGGCCACGCCCGCCAACGCCCGCGCGCGCGCCGAGGCGCGGCGCATCCAGCAGCAGATCGACCGCGAGCACGGCGGCTTCACGCTGGCGCCGTGGGACTGGCAGCACTACGCCGAGCAGGTGCGGCGCGCCGAGTACGCCATCGACGAGTCGCAGGTGAAGCCGTACTTCGAGCTGGACCGCGTGCTGCGGGACGGCGTGTTCTTCGCCGCCAGCCAGCTGTACGGGCTCACCTTCCGCGAGCGGCACGACATCCCCGTCTACCACCCCGACGTGCGCGTGTTCGAGGTGTTCGACGCCGACGGCAAACCGCTGGCCCTGTTCTACTGCGACTACTTCAAGCGCGACAACAAGGGCGGCGGGGCGTGGATGGACAACTTCGTGGACCAGTCGGGGCTGATGGGCACGCTTCCCGTGGTCTACAACGTGGCCAACTTCCAGAAGCCGGCCGCCGGGCAGCCCGCGCTGCTCACCTTCGACGACGTCAGCACCATGTTCCACGAGTTCGGGCACGCGCTGCACGGGATGTTCTCGAACGCGCAGTATCCCACCCTCTCGGGCACCAGCGTGCCGCGCGACTTCGTGGAGTTCCCGTCGCAGTTCAACGAGCATTGGGCCACCGACCCGGCCGTGTTCGCGCACTACGCCCGCCACTACCAGACCGGCGCGCCCATGCCGGCCGAGCTGGTGGAGAAGATCAAGCGCGCGCGCACCTTCAACTCCGGCTTCGAGACCAGCGAGCTGGTGCAGGCCGCGCTGCTGGACATGGCCTGGCACACGCTTCCCGCGTCGGCGCCGCCGCAGGACGTGGATGCGTTCGAGAAGCAGGCCCTGGCCCGCTACGGCGTCGCGATCGACGAGGTGCCGCCGCGCTACCGCACCAGCTACTTCGCGCACGTCTGGGGCGGGGGCTATGCGGCGGGCTACTACGCCTACCTGTGGAGCGAGGTGCTGGACGACGACGCCTTCGCCTGGTTCACCGAGCACGGCGGGCTCACCCGCGCCAACGGCCAGCGCTTCCGCGACATGATCCTGTCCCGCGGCGGCACCGTGGAGCCGGGCGCGCTCTACCGCGCCTTCCGCGGCCGCGACCCGCAGGTGGGGCCGCTGCTCGAGCAGCGCGGTCTCGCCTCGCCGCCCGCGTCGCCGCGGCAGTGA